In a genomic window of Leptodactylus fuscus isolate aLepFus1 unplaced genomic scaffold, aLepFus1.hap2 HAP2_SCAFFOLD_338, whole genome shotgun sequence:
- the GRINA gene encoding protein lifeguard 1 isoform X2 translates to MSHEKSFLVTGDPYSNPPYPVGPTPVAAPGYGQPPYPNTAPYPTEVPYPNAVPYSNAVPYPSAVPYPTHQPMGQPPFPPAYNQGPYPGAPYPGQPYQQPPYGPGNYPSEQSDFGSPIHSTTYHEEGPPSYCDNQDFPISHWDDKNIRRAFIRKVFLVLTAQLLVTFAFVAVFTFVDDVRLYVRKNAWTYYLSYAVFFVSLITLSCCGDFRRRHPWNLVALSILTLSLSYMVGMIASFYETDAVIMALGITAAVCFTVVLFSLQTKYDFTSCMGVLMVSLVVLIIFSILCIFIRNKILQIVYASLGALLFTCFLAVDTQMILGNKQLSLSPEEYVFAALNLYTDIINIFLYILAIIGKAKE, encoded by the exons ATGTCACACGAGAAGAGCTTCCTGGTGACCGGGGACCCCTACTCTAACCCCCCCTACCCTGTAGGACCCACTCCGGTTGCAGCCCCAGGATATGGACAACCCCCATaccctaatactgccccctatcctACTGAGGTGCCGTACCCCAATGCTGTACCATACTCCAATGCTGTTCCGTACCCCAGTGCTGTTCCTTACCCCACCCACCAACCTATGGGACAACCCCCGTTCCCTCCTGCTTATAACCAGGGTCCCTATCCAGGTGCCCCATATCCTGGCCAGCCATACCAGCAGCCCCCATATGGACCAGGCAACTACCCCTCGGAGCAGAGTG ACTTTGGCTCCCCCATACACAGCACCACGTACCACGAGGAGGGGCCCCCGTCATATTGTGATAACCAGGATTTTCCCATCAGCCACTGGGATGATAAGAACATTCGGCGGGCATTTATCCGTAAG GTCTTCCTCGTTCTCACGGCTCAGCTCCTGGTCACTTTTGCTTTTGTTGCGGTTTTCACCTTTGTGGATGACGTCCGGCTGTACGTCAGGAAGAACGCATGGACCTATTACCTCTCGTACGCTGTCTTCTTTGTCTCTCTCATCACTCTCAGCTGCTGTGGAGATTTCCGCCGCCGCCACCCATGGAACCTTGTGGCCCTG TCCATCCTGACACTCAGCCTCTCCTACATGGTGGGGATGATCGCCAGCTTCTACGAGACGGACGCAGTAATCATGGCCTTGGGGATTACAGCTGCCGTCTGCTTTACTGTGGTCCTGTTCTCCTTGCAG ACAAAATACGACTTCACTTCCTGCATGGGGGTCCTGATGGTCAGTCTGGTGGTCCTCATCATCTTCTCCATACTCTGCATCTTCATCCGCAACAAGATCCTGCAGATTGTCTACGCGTCACTGGGGGCGCTGCTCTTCACATGT TTCCTGGCGGTGGACACGCAGATGATCCTGGGGAACAAGCAGTTGTCTCTCAGCCCTGAAGAATACGTGTTTGCTGCCCTcaacctgtacacagatattattaACATCTTCCTATACATCCTGGCTATAATCGGCAAGGCCAAGGAGTGA
- the GRINA gene encoding protein lifeguard 1 isoform X1 has product MSHEKSFLVTGDPYSNPPYPVGPTPVAAPGYGQPPYPNTAPYPTEVPYPNAVPYSNAVPYPSAVPYPTHQPMGQPPFPPAYNQGPYPGAPYPGQPYQQPPYGPGNYPSEQSADFGSPIHSTTYHEEGPPSYCDNQDFPISHWDDKNIRRAFIRKVFLVLTAQLLVTFAFVAVFTFVDDVRLYVRKNAWTYYLSYAVFFVSLITLSCCGDFRRRHPWNLVALSILTLSLSYMVGMIASFYETDAVIMALGITAAVCFTVVLFSLQTKYDFTSCMGVLMVSLVVLIIFSILCIFIRNKILQIVYASLGALLFTCFLAVDTQMILGNKQLSLSPEEYVFAALNLYTDIINIFLYILAIIGKAKE; this is encoded by the exons ATGTCACACGAGAAGAGCTTCCTGGTGACCGGGGACCCCTACTCTAACCCCCCCTACCCTGTAGGACCCACTCCGGTTGCAGCCCCAGGATATGGACAACCCCCATaccctaatactgccccctatcctACTGAGGTGCCGTACCCCAATGCTGTACCATACTCCAATGCTGTTCCGTACCCCAGTGCTGTTCCTTACCCCACCCACCAACCTATGGGACAACCCCCGTTCCCTCCTGCTTATAACCAGGGTCCCTATCCAGGTGCCCCATATCCTGGCCAGCCATACCAGCAGCCCCCATATGGACCAGGCAACTACCCCTCGGAGCAGAGTG CAGACTTTGGCTCCCCCATACACAGCACCACGTACCACGAGGAGGGGCCCCCGTCATATTGTGATAACCAGGATTTTCCCATCAGCCACTGGGATGATAAGAACATTCGGCGGGCATTTATCCGTAAG GTCTTCCTCGTTCTCACGGCTCAGCTCCTGGTCACTTTTGCTTTTGTTGCGGTTTTCACCTTTGTGGATGACGTCCGGCTGTACGTCAGGAAGAACGCATGGACCTATTACCTCTCGTACGCTGTCTTCTTTGTCTCTCTCATCACTCTCAGCTGCTGTGGAGATTTCCGCCGCCGCCACCCATGGAACCTTGTGGCCCTG TCCATCCTGACACTCAGCCTCTCCTACATGGTGGGGATGATCGCCAGCTTCTACGAGACGGACGCAGTAATCATGGCCTTGGGGATTACAGCTGCCGTCTGCTTTACTGTGGTCCTGTTCTCCTTGCAG ACAAAATACGACTTCACTTCCTGCATGGGGGTCCTGATGGTCAGTCTGGTGGTCCTCATCATCTTCTCCATACTCTGCATCTTCATCCGCAACAAGATCCTGCAGATTGTCTACGCGTCACTGGGGGCGCTGCTCTTCACATGT TTCCTGGCGGTGGACACGCAGATGATCCTGGGGAACAAGCAGTTGTCTCTCAGCCCTGAAGAATACGTGTTTGCTGCCCTcaacctgtacacagatattattaACATCTTCCTATACATCCTGGCTATAATCGGCAAGGCCAAGGAGTGA